The Antechinus flavipes isolate AdamAnt ecotype Samford, QLD, Australia chromosome 4, AdamAnt_v2, whole genome shotgun sequence genomic interval TCTACAACAATGTTAGCTATTAGGTGACACAGGCTTCTTTCATAACTTCTCTTTGTTCACAACAGCCAGCTGCAGGTAACCACCCAACTCACCCAAACCACCATGATCCCTGTAGGTTTATGTAGCTGGCTGTATCTCCCATGTTGCATCACTGATCACAGAGCATGCTGCAAATAGCAGAGATCAGTTTATGCAGAAACACAAAAcctaaaacaatttaataattccAGCTAATGTGAGAATGTGAAGCAAAGGTGATGACCCTGTCTAGACATCTGATAAACTGTTTCATGGACTCTCTGTGCCTGATACTTCATATAGTGGACAATATAATTGCTCAGGTCACTCTCACCAAGTGCATTATACTACTTGTGTGGTGCTCCAACTTTATCCCCTCAATCTCCTTCCAAAGACTGGTATTTTGGATCTTTCTCCTTATATATTCCTTATTAACCAACCCCAAATTACCTGCTACATCCAGGTCCAGCTTGAAGTGAAAGGCATGAGTGTGCAGTGTCCCCAGGACTTGTCCCCCTATACGGTTCCCAAAGCGAAGAGTATTCTCTCCCCCACCTAGAAAGGCTGTATTGATATAGCCTGTAGCATGGACCCGGCCCTCAAGTGCTCCATGAGGGTGTAATACAAAGTCCCAGATGTAGTCATAGTTGCCCACAGATGACACCGACCGGATAACAAGAGCCGAACCAGTTACGGCACCAAAGTAACGACCCTGTGCCTGGTTATGGTGTCTTCGAAGAGGCATTCCCCGTGCCTCTTCAAATACACACAAGGCTCCAGGGAGCAACTGGGCTGTCCCTTGGCCCACCAGCACATAGGCATCCACCATAGTGGCTAAATAGGGACAATCCACTCCCCGTACAAGCCCCCGACTGTGCCGACCAATCCCATAAGTGCTATCCAGGTAGTGGGTCATCATTGTCTTTGGTGAATGAGCACCATAGATGGAGAGACATTCCTGGACACTGATTTCATAAGCCACCCGCTCCCCCTGGAACCATACATCAAAAATCCTCATGCCACTGAAAACCCCAAGGCCAAAGGTAAACGTCCAAAGTGGAGAGGCTACTTGACTCCCTTGGACACTATAGCGGGGACCCTGGGGTGAGAActgcagaggaggaggaggacctgGAGGTACCTTAGGCCTCAAAGAGGATGCCCCATCTGGCAAGGGTGGAGCAATCCTAACCACATCCACTTGGCCAGCCTTGAACTTTTGCTCCAATTGGCCCAAATCCTCATAATAGTAGCCTTGATAGTAGACCTTCTGGAGGGACCACTGAGCTGGATCCAGGTCCCCGTGATCCAGCAGCAGTTCCAGCCCCACAGGATGCAGAAAAAAGCCAGCATCTGAGACATTCTGGTGGAGGGCAAGCCAGGTAGTACGCTCCCCTGATCCAAAGCCATGAGAAGGTGAGGGCACAGGTGCCAAAGAAGAGCCATCGTAATTGAAGACCGAAGTCAGGAAGACAGGTGCCTTAGGCAGCTCTACCTCCTTCAAGTGCTTCCACATTTGGGCAAACTCAGTCTTCAGCATGGGGCGCCGATAATATGGGAGAGGACCCCCCCAGCGTTCTATGGTCACATCGCGAAGGTAGGAAAGGCTTGGCAGTGGCCCCACCACCAACTCACTCACATTGGGCTGGGCCTGATGGCCAAAGAAGACCACAACTAGAGCTTCGCGGGGGGGTGGTGCTTTTCCCCCATCCAGGTGGGCCAGGGCTGCGGCTTTGGGGGGCAGCTGCAACTCCACTGAGTAGACACAGTTGTCTGAAGGGCTGGCATGGCTCGCATCTACCAACCCTGTCCCCAGCTGCTGGGCCAGGAATCGCATCACTGCGGCCAACTCCTCCCGGGTCAGATCTGAGAACAGCCGGCTCCTATTAGAATGCAGCCCAGACTGACTGACAGGGGTCCGTGAGGGACAGTAAGGAGTTTGGCTGGAAGCACCCCTACCAGTCAACAGAACACAAACCAGAGCAAAAATGGTGACAACGGAGAGAGCCAGGAGGACCAGAACCACCCTTGTATTCATAGTGAATACCAAACAGATCAAGTCCTGGGAAGAGTTCTCCCAGTTGCTTCTCCCAGCTCCAGGATCCAACTCTGGGGAGAAAGCTACTCCCTGGGGCGGGACTGAAGCTCTCCACCCCCTGGTCTAGATATGTAATTTTCTCCATACTTTGGTCCTGccctctccattttccttttctgtggtTTGGCTTTCCCAATTGCCATCCCCCGCTCCCctattctccccacccccagccccagtACACCCGTGAGTCAGGctccaacaacaataaaaaatgtaggTACTTTTCATCACTGCCAATGTTGTTggttaaaaacttttaatttaggGGTTTCCTTTAGTTGAAGGATAGCATAGATCATGGGTAAAGAAATTTTTAGAATCTTGAAGTACAACCAAACAGGTGCTGGAAATAAGATTCCTGCTTTAAGTCTCCTTACAAGGCATCCTTATGCAGAGCTAAAGAGCACTGGACTGCAAGTCAGAGAACCTAAAGGATGCATCTGCAGGAAATATTAATATCCTCAAGTCACAGGGCAAGTCACTCTACCTTTGTGGGGCTAAGGGAGGTGGGGAGGTTGTCTCAGTTCCTTAAAGTCCATAAGAATTGGAATAGTTACATCTCCAAAGTTTTCTTAATTCTGATGCTGTATACATACAGGTGTGTATACGTACACACACACCATGTCTTATCTCTTCCATTTTAGTATAGTCTTAAGGGGAGCCAGCATCTGTACCATCCTTTTTTCCTATCCCCATTAACATTTCCCTTAGTACAAATAAGCTAGGTCCTTGGCAAGCCTTTCAAAGAAAAGGGAACTCCTGAGCTCCAGGACTAGAGAACATGACCATTCAGTGCAAAAGACAGGTACTCTTCCCCACATGTGCCTCTGCCTCACAATCCTAGGATGCCCTCCCTTTCATCTACTCTCCATTTCCCacactagtcttttttttttttttttttaacggatTCTGATAAGTGGAAGACAACAAATCTTAACTAAAagcagtttttgttgtttttttgagtGGCAGTAAGGTCAGGCTCTTAGCAGCATatgactggaaaatgaaaagtataCTTGCAAGATGTAAATTGAGGAATTCCAGCCaacatatcaaaaacaaaaaacccccaccACTCCTAGAAGTGAGCATAGACTAAGTACCAATATGCaaagtttttaaggaattgagAATATCCTTCTGAAAATCAGAGATCATATCCTGGCAACATATCCCTGAGCCAGTCACTTAATATCTTCTTGGTGTTCTCATTAACTCTCTAATACTAGAGTT includes:
- the AOC2 gene encoding retina-specific copper amine oxidase; translated protein: MNTRVVLVLLALSVVTIFALVCVLLTGRGASSQTPYCPSRTPVSQSGLHSNRSRLFSDLTREELAAVMRFLAQQLGTGLVDASHASPSDNCVYSVELQLPPKAAALAHLDGGKAPPPREALVVVFFGHQAQPNVSELVVGPLPSLSYLRDVTIERWGGPLPYYRRPMLKTEFAQMWKHLKEVELPKAPVFLTSVFNYDGSSLAPVPSPSHGFGSGERTTWLALHQNVSDAGFFLHPVGLELLLDHGDLDPAQWSLQKVYYQGYYYEDLGQLEQKFKAGQVDVVRIAPPLPDGASSLRPKVPPGPPPPLQFSPQGPRYSVQGSQVASPLWTFTFGLGVFSGMRIFDVWFQGERVAYEISVQECLSIYGAHSPKTMMTHYLDSTYGIGRHSRGLVRGVDCPYLATMVDAYVLVGQGTAQLLPGALCVFEEARGMPLRRHHNQAQGRYFGAVTGSALVIRSVSSVGNYDYIWDFVLHPHGALEGRVHATGYINTAFLGGGENTLRFGNRIGGQVLGTLHTHAFHFKLDLDVAGLENWVVAEDVVFEPIAVPWSPEHQLQRPQLTRQILDRENKAAFLLGDDLPRYLYLASNHTNTWGHRRGYRLQIHSPAGVHLPQETSMEKAFSWGRYQLAVTRRKEEEPQSSSIYNQNDPWTPTVVFANFIDNELLSGEDLVAWVTASFLHIPHAEDVPNTVTSGNGVGFFLRPYNFFDEDPSAFSPDAIYFRDDQNAGVCDVNPIACLPDLAACVPDLPPFSYYGF